The nucleotide sequence CTCGTTCGCCTACAACTTCCGAGGCGCCGCCACGCGCCACGAGCGCGACGAGGTGGTGCGGCTCCAGGCCACGCCGGGCCCCACGCCCGACGCCTGGCTCGTGCGCCTGCCCACCGTGAAGGGCCCCATCAAGCTCTACGCGCTCGCGAAGGACCGCGCCGGCAACCTCGTGGCCGCCACCACCTCCGTCGCCCTGCCCGTCGCCCCCTGAGACGCCGGCCGCTTCAGCCTCTTTCAAGACTCAAGAGTCGAGTACAGCGGAGTGGGCTCCTTGGGGCCCAGCGCCCGCCCAATCGGGCAAGGGGCGCCACCATGCACCTCCCGCCCTCGCCCACCCGGGACGGCAGACCTCCGGAAGGAACGTTCGTTCCGCCCTCGCCCACCGGGGAGATAGACCTCCGGAAGGAACGTTCGTTCCGCCCTCCCTTCGCGGCAGAGAGACCCTCGCTCCGGGAGGTAGCCCCCCGGAAGGAATGTTCGTTCCACCCTCCTCGCGCGGCAGGGCGACCCTCGCTCCGGGCCGCAGACCTCCGGAAGGAACGCTCGTTCCGCCCTCCCCGCGAGGCAGGGAGACCCTCGCTCCGGGCCGCAGACCTCCGGAAGGAACGCTCGTTCCTCCCTCCCCGCGCAGCAGGGCGACCCTCGCTCCGGGAGGCCGGCTTCCGGAAGGAACGCTCATTTCGGGCACACGCCCGCCGGGTCCACGTCCGCCGGCTGGAGGCCGCACCAAAGAAGAACGCCTCCCCCCGGGTGGGAGGAGGCGTCGTTCACTTCAGACTGCGTCAGCCCTCTTCAGGCGGTGATTCGGAATCGGAGGCGCCATTGCCCTCCGGCTCCGTGGGCTCCTCCGAAGCGGCCGCCTCGGACGGCTCGGTGGCGCTGGCTTCGGCCGACGCGCTGGCTTCGGCCGACGCGCTGCCCTCGGCCGACTCGCCGGCCTCGGCGGGGACCGCGCCCTCCACCGGGTGGACGGTCTCCTCGTCCTCGGAAGTCTCGCCCTCGGGGAGCTTGGAGATGGCCATCACCTTCTCCTGCTCGTTCTCCAGGGCAATCAGCCGCACGCCCTGCGTGTTGCGGCCGATGACGGAGATTTCCTTCACCCGCATGCGGATGAGCATGCCGCCGTTGGTGACGAGCATCACCTCATCCGACTCCTTCACCTGCAGCAGGCCCACCACCTTGCCGTTCCGCTCGGTGGTCTTGATGTCGATGATGCCCTTGCCGCCGCGGCCCTGCTGCCGGTACTCGGTCTCCAGGGTGCGCTTGCCGTAGCCGTTCTCCGTCACCGTGAGGATGGCCGTCTCGAGCTCCACCATGTCCGCGCCCACCACCTCGTCGCCGTCCTCCAGCGTGATTCCCTTCACGCCGTAGGCCTGACGCCCCATGGAGCGGACCTCGGTCTCCGGGAAGCGGATGCTCATGCCCGTGGCCGTCGACAGCAGGATGTCCTTGCTGCCGTCGGTAATCATCACCGACACCAGCTCGTCTCCCTCGTCGATGCCCAGCGCGATGATGCCGCTGGAGCGCACGTTGGAGAACGCGCTCAGGTCCGTGCGCTTCACCACACCCTTCTTCGTGACGAAGAAGACGTAGCGGTTCTCCGGGAAGTCCCGCGTCACCAGCACCTGGGCCAGCCGCTCGCCCTCGCCGAACTGCACCAGGTTGACCATGGCCTTGCCGCGCGAAGTACGGCTGGCCTGCGGAATCTGGTGCACCTTGAGCGAGTACAGCTTGCCCTTGGTCGTAATCGGCATCAGGAACGCGTGGGTGCTGGCCACGAAGAGCTTGCTGACGAAGTCGTCCTCCTTCGTCGCCGCCCCCGTCTTGCCCCGCCCGCCGCGCTTCTGCGCCCGGTACTCGCTCAGCGGCGAGCGCTTCACGTAGCCGGTGTGCGACAGCGTGACCACCATCGTCTCTTCGGCGATGAGGTCCTCGCGCGTCATCTCATCCACCGCGCCCGTGATTTCCGTGCGGCGCTTGTCGCCGTAGCGCTCGCGGATCTCCGTCAGCTCCGTCTTGATGACGTTGAGCAGGCTGCGCTCGTTGGCCAGGATGTCCTGCAGGCGGGTGATGTCGCGGATGAGGTCGATGAGCTCGCGGAACAGCTCCTCGCGCTGCAGGCCGGTGAGGCGCTGCAGCCGCATCTCGAGGATGTTCTGCGACTGCTCCTGGCTGAAGCCCGCGCCCTCGTACTTGTGCGCCAGCCCCTGGTAGGACGGCTCCTCGTTGCGCGCGCGGGAGACGAGCATCTCCATCTGCGCCTTCGCCGCCGCATAGTCGATGCGCTGCAGGGTGGCGAAGCGCGCGTGCTCGTAAAGCGCGGGCGACAGGATGTTCATCAGGCCCCAGCGCGCCTCGTCCGGGTCCTTGGAGGCGCGGATGAGGCTGACCACCAGGTCGATGAGGTCCTGGGCCACCAGCAGGCCCTCGACGATGTGCATGCGCGCCAGCGCCTTGCGCAGCTCGTACCGGCTGCGGCGCGTCACCACGTCGCGGCGGTGGGCGACGAAGCGGTCCAGCATCTCCTTCAGGTTCAGCGTGCGCGGCTGGCCGCCGTCGATGGCCAGCATGACCGCGCCGAACGTCGTCTCCAGCGCCGTCATCGAGTACAGGTTGTTGAGCACCACCTGCGCAATCGCGTCGCGCTTCAGCTC is from Pyxidicoccus trucidator and encodes:
- the gyrA gene encoding DNA gyrase subunit A, translated to MADDTTDKPAMPPEPLPSGSAGELIPVNIEDEMRRSYLDYSMSVIIGRALPDVRDGLKPVHRRVLYAMNDLGNTHSRAYKKSARVVGDVIGKYHPHGDSSVYEAMVRLAQEWSLRYLLVDGQGNFGSVDGDSPAAMRYTEVRMDRLAEDLLADIDKETVDFGPNYDDSLEEPLVLPAKFPNLLVNGSSGIAVGMTTNIPPHNMTEVISGTLHLIDNPDCTVRDLMEFIQGPDFPTAAIITGREGIARAYETGRGQMTIRARSEIETSKRADREAIIFTEIPYQVNKARLIEKIAELVREKKLEGISDIRDESDRQGMRIVIELKRDAIAQVVLNNLYSMTALETTFGAVMLAIDGGQPRTLNLKEMLDRFVAHRRDVVTRRSRYELRKALARMHIVEGLLVAQDLIDLVVSLIRASKDPDEARWGLMNILSPALYEHARFATLQRIDYAAAKAQMEMLVSRARNEEPSYQGLAHKYEGAGFSQEQSQNILEMRLQRLTGLQREELFRELIDLIRDITRLQDILANERSLLNVIKTELTEIRERYGDKRRTEITGAVDEMTREDLIAEETMVVTLSHTGYVKRSPLSEYRAQKRGGRGKTGAATKEDDFVSKLFVASTHAFLMPITTKGKLYSLKVHQIPQASRTSRGKAMVNLVQFGEGERLAQVLVTRDFPENRYVFFVTKKGVVKRTDLSAFSNVRSSGIIALGIDEGDELVSVMITDGSKDILLSTATGMSIRFPETEVRSMGRQAYGVKGITLEDGDEVVGADMVELETAILTVTENGYGKRTLETEYRQQGRGGKGIIDIKTTERNGKVVGLLQVKESDEVMLVTNGGMLIRMRVKEISVIGRNTQGVRLIALENEQEKVMAISKLPEGETSEDEETVHPVEGAVPAEAGESAEGSASAEASASAEASATEPSEAAASEEPTEPEGNGASDSESPPEEG